One window from the genome of Pirellulales bacterium encodes:
- a CDS encoding glycosyltransferase: MSSNLKTTRISIVQPLLNESSETFLRAHAERLPADVQVIHYTGGVPQVENQPLQSQARVSQIWRKTCRTVMLRPRTWKLTPGILQGIRRHRSQAVLAEYGPAGVAALDACRIAGIPLIVHFHGYDTSIKKILRKYAAKYRRLFRQAAAVIAVSRPMRERLVGMGADPAKTHLIVYGVDCRMFAGASPAQSDPRFVAVGRFVEKKSPHSTLLAFAEVRRKIPAARLRMIGEGPLLESCKMLAGELELAGCVDFLGARSQEVVSREMQQARAFVQHSVEAPDGDCEGTPVSIIEAGAAGLPVVATRHGGIPDVVEDGRTGFLVDELDVAGMAQRMIQLAENQELAGRMGQAARQRIAANFSMEQSIGCLWSMILSTLPHRHT, translated from the coding sequence GTGTCCTCGAATCTGAAAACAACACGCATTTCCATCGTTCAACCATTGTTGAATGAAAGTTCCGAAACTTTTTTGCGGGCCCACGCCGAGCGACTGCCGGCCGACGTGCAAGTGATCCATTACACGGGCGGCGTGCCGCAGGTGGAAAATCAACCGCTCCAATCGCAAGCCAGGGTTAGCCAAATTTGGCGCAAAACCTGCCGCACGGTGATGCTGCGACCACGAACATGGAAACTGACCCCTGGCATTCTCCAAGGGATCCGTCGCCATCGTTCGCAAGCCGTTCTGGCCGAATATGGTCCGGCAGGAGTCGCGGCGTTAGACGCCTGTCGCATCGCCGGCATACCGTTGATAGTGCATTTTCACGGCTATGACACCTCGATCAAGAAAATTTTGCGCAAGTATGCCGCCAAGTACCGGCGATTATTCAGGCAAGCAGCGGCGGTGATCGCCGTCTCTCGACCCATGCGCGAGCGGTTGGTCGGCATGGGAGCCGATCCGGCAAAAACACATCTGATCGTGTACGGCGTCGATTGCAGAATGTTTGCCGGTGCGTCGCCCGCCCAAAGCGATCCACGTTTTGTCGCCGTGGGTCGATTTGTCGAGAAAAAAAGTCCCCATTCCACCCTGTTAGCCTTTGCCGAAGTCCGGCGAAAAATTCCGGCCGCTCGATTGCGGATGATCGGCGAGGGACCGCTGCTGGAATCTTGCAAAATGTTAGCCGGCGAGTTGGAACTGGCTGGCTGTGTCGATTTCCTCGGAGCTCGATCCCAAGAGGTCGTAAGTCGCGAAATGCAACAGGCACGCGCTTTCGTGCAGCATTCTGTCGAAGCTCCCGACGGCGATTGCGAAGGGACGCCTGTCTCGATCATCGAAGCAGGGGCCGCCGGATTGCCCGTCGTGGCGACACGTCATGGGGGAATTCCCGACGTCGTCGAAGATGGTCGCACAGGCTTTCTGGTCGACGAACTTGATGTCGCCGGAATGGCCCAGCGAATGATCCAATTAGCGGAAAATCAAGAACTTGCCGGCCGAATGGGACAGGCCGCCCGGCAGCGCATCGCCGCAAATTTTTCCATGGAGCAAAGCATCGGCTGCCTGTGGTCGATGATTCTATCCACGCTGCCTCATCGACATACCTGA
- a CDS encoding ATPase, T2SS/T4P/T4SS family — translation MDAADILVRRGLLTERQLAEVRAAQNNGTQLEQLAVQMGYCTEEAVLKALGAEVGLDYIDLAETPVDLSLLKDFPPKLLHRQALFPVRRENGSLVVATADPFDLYPLDELSASTGLTVVPVLASRAEISKLIKTHLGVGSETVSSLVSQSDDNVELLGEIETDGSELSEMAQEASVIRLVNEILLEAIETRASDVHIEPQAHGLWIRYRIDGLLHPQPVPPEITRFQAAILSRLKIMARLNIAEKRLPQDGRIKLRVRGREIDVRVSVIPMIHGEGIVMRILDKGAMEFKLQKLGMEDDLYKTFHELITLPHGIVLVTGPTGSGKTTTLYSALLEIRSDDTKIITTEDPVEYQLDGINQIQVHTKIGLTFGASLRSILRHDPDIVLVGEIRDQETAENAIQASLTGHLVFSTLHTNDAAGAYTRMIDMGVEPFLVASTVEGVMAQRLVRRLCPQCKEAFVPIETDLPSDFPRDKLKEIGGKLYRARGCRACRNFGYSGRMGIYELLITTNKIRQLAHDRASTWAITEAAVADGMTTLRQDGWRKVLSGRTTIDEVAQATKGDISTFKLKH, via the coding sequence ATGGATGCTGCAGATATTCTTGTTCGGCGCGGATTGTTGACGGAACGTCAATTGGCGGAAGTGCGCGCCGCCCAGAACAACGGCACTCAACTGGAACAACTTGCCGTGCAAATGGGTTATTGCACGGAAGAGGCGGTCCTTAAAGCGCTGGGTGCGGAAGTCGGGCTCGATTACATCGATTTGGCGGAAACCCCCGTCGACTTGTCGCTCTTGAAAGATTTTCCTCCCAAGTTGCTCCATCGCCAGGCGCTGTTTCCGGTGCGCCGCGAAAACGGCAGCCTGGTGGTTGCCACAGCCGATCCGTTCGATTTGTACCCGCTGGACGAACTCAGCGCTTCGACCGGTTTAACCGTCGTGCCCGTCCTGGCCAGCCGCGCGGAAATTTCCAAGCTCATCAAAACCCATTTGGGCGTGGGCAGTGAAACCGTCAGCAGCTTGGTGTCGCAAAGCGACGACAACGTAGAACTGCTGGGCGAAATTGAAACCGACGGCTCCGAGCTGTCCGAAATGGCGCAGGAGGCCAGCGTCATTCGGCTGGTCAACGAAATTTTGCTGGAAGCCATCGAAACCAGGGCCAGCGACGTGCACATCGAGCCGCAAGCCCATGGGCTGTGGATTCGTTACCGCATCGACGGCCTGTTGCATCCGCAGCCGGTGCCGCCGGAAATCACGCGCTTTCAAGCGGCCATTCTTAGCCGGTTGAAGATTATGGCGCGGTTAAACATCGCTGAAAAACGGCTACCGCAAGATGGCCGCATCAAGCTGCGCGTCCGAGGACGGGAAATTGACGTGCGCGTGTCCGTGATCCCCATGATTCACGGCGAAGGCATCGTCATGCGCATCCTCGACAAAGGCGCTATGGAGTTCAAACTCCAAAAGCTGGGCATGGAGGACGATTTATACAAAACCTTCCACGAACTCATCACGTTGCCGCACGGCATTGTTTTGGTGACTGGCCCAACCGGCTCGGGAAAAACCACCACGCTGTATAGCGCGCTGCTGGAAATCCGCAGCGATGACACCAAAATCATCACCACCGAAGACCCGGTCGAATATCAGCTCGACGGCATCAACCAGATTCAAGTGCATACCAAAATCGGTTTGACCTTCGGGGCCTCGCTGCGGAGCATTTTGCGTCACGATCCGGATATTGTTCTGGTCGGCGAAATTCGAGACCAGGAAACGGCGGAGAATGCCATTCAAGCGTCTCTGACAGGTCACTTGGTCTTTAGCACGCTGCACACCAATGACGCGGCCGGCGCTTACACCCGCATGATCGACATGGGCGTGGAGCCATTTCTCGTGGCCAGCACAGTGGAAGGCGTCATGGCCCAACGGCTGGTCCGCCGTTTGTGCCCGCAGTGCAAGGAAGCCTTCGTCCCCATCGAAACCGATTTGCCTTCCGATTTCCCCCGAGACAAACTAAAGGAGATCGGCGGAAAGTTGTATCGCGCGCGCGGATGTCGTGCCTGCCGCAACTTCGGCTATTCCGGCCGAATGGGTATTTACGAGCTGTTAATCACCACCAATAAAATCCGCCAATTAGCTCACGACCGAGCCAGCACCTGGGCCATTACCGAGGCCGCCGTGGCCGACGGAATGACAACGTTGCGGCAAGACGGTTGGCGAAAAGTCCTTTCCGGCCGCACCACGATTGACGAAGTGGCCCAGGCCACTAAGGGCGATATTTCCACGTTCAAACTCAAACATTGA
- a CDS encoding type II secretion system F family protein — translation MPDFAYIARDHTGRKVSGTLSASSRRDVVASLGKQSLFPLEVKDAVADNVVHVKRGRKVKPQVMATVYAQLADLLRSGVPLLRALEVLKNQSSQPALKEVMGEVYTAVEDGTSIADAMQTNPRAFSEMAISMVRAGAEGGFLEDALARVAQFTEQQQDLKNRTTGALAYPAFLAVVGVTVVTVLIVFFVPKFEDLFARLRDRGELPALTDALLAVSHTLGSWVGLVILGAMVMGFLFARKKLSTEAGRVWSDRMKLKLPAIGGIFQSLAVARFCRVLGTLLHNGVPILRSLEISSAAAGNRILGAAISEAAENISAGQSLAKPLGASGYFPPEVVEMIAVAEESNTLESVLTTISDALERRTFRRLDLMVRLLEPMMLLLLAGMVLIVVIALLMPVMQMSQAV, via the coding sequence ATGCCCGATTTTGCCTACATCGCCCGTGACCATACTGGCCGCAAGGTTAGCGGCACACTTTCGGCGTCCAGCCGCCGCGACGTCGTGGCATCTTTGGGCAAGCAATCGCTATTTCCTTTGGAAGTCAAAGATGCGGTCGCCGACAACGTGGTGCATGTCAAGCGCGGACGCAAAGTGAAGCCGCAGGTGATGGCCACGGTGTATGCGCAGTTGGCCGATTTGCTCCGCAGCGGCGTGCCGTTGTTGCGCGCGCTGGAAGTGCTAAAAAATCAAAGCTCGCAGCCGGCGTTGAAGGAAGTAATGGGCGAAGTTTACACCGCGGTGGAAGACGGCACCAGCATCGCCGACGCCATGCAAACCAATCCGCGCGCCTTCAGCGAAATGGCCATCAGCATGGTGCGCGCCGGCGCCGAAGGCGGCTTTCTGGAAGATGCCCTGGCCCGGGTGGCCCAATTCACGGAGCAGCAGCAAGACCTTAAAAATCGAACGACAGGCGCACTCGCCTATCCCGCTTTTTTGGCCGTTGTAGGTGTGACGGTTGTCACGGTTCTGATTGTTTTCTTTGTTCCAAAATTTGAAGATTTGTTTGCCCGGCTGCGCGACCGCGGCGAATTGCCCGCCCTGACCGATGCGCTGCTGGCCGTCAGCCACACGCTGGGCTCCTGGGTCGGTTTGGTTATTCTTGGCGCGATGGTGATGGGTTTTCTTTTCGCGCGAAAAAAATTGTCGACCGAGGCGGGACGGGTTTGGAGCGATCGCATGAAACTAAAATTGCCCGCGATTGGCGGCATCTTTCAAAGTTTAGCCGTTGCCCGGTTTTGCCGCGTGCTGGGCACGTTGTTGCACAACGGCGTGCCGATTTTGCGTTCGTTGGAAATCTCCAGTGCCGCCGCCGGAAACAGGATTTTGGGCGCCGCGATTTCCGAAGCGGCCGAAAACATTTCAGCCGGGCAATCGCTCGCCAAACCGTTAGGCGCCAGCGGTTATTTCCCGCCGGAAGTGGTCGAAATGATCGCCGTGGCGGAAGAATCCAACACCCTGGAAAGCGTTCTGACGACCATTTCCGACGCACTGGAGCGAAGAACATTTCGCCGCTTAGATTTAATGGTGCGCTTGCTGGAACCCATGATGCTGTTGCTGCTGGCCGGGATGGTATTAATTGTCGTTATTGCCCTGTTAATGCCCGTGATGCAAATGAGCCAAGCTGTGTAA
- the gspG gene encoding type II secretion system major pseudopilin GspG, whose amino-acid sequence MSGIHARRPSRAAFTLMEVLLVLVILVVLGSLAVGMFTGAQKRANLNAAQVQVEAISDQCERYNLDMNAYPTTLDQLFTNPGGPKADAWTGPYLTKEVPLDPWGNPYQIQSPGARHPDKVDVWSYGPDGQNGTQDDIYNH is encoded by the coding sequence ATGTCCGGCATTCACGCACGTCGCCCATCGCGCGCGGCCTTTACGTTGATGGAAGTGTTGCTGGTGTTGGTCATCCTGGTGGTACTGGGGTCTTTGGCGGTCGGTATGTTCACTGGTGCTCAGAAACGGGCAAATCTGAATGCAGCACAGGTGCAAGTCGAAGCCATTTCCGACCAATGTGAGCGTTATAACCTCGACATGAACGCCTATCCAACAACTTTAGATCAGTTGTTTACAAACCCCGGTGGCCCCAAAGCGGATGCTTGGACCGGGCCGTATCTAACCAAAGAAGTGCCGTTGGATCCTTGGGGAAATCCATACCAGATTCAATCGCCCGGTGCGCGGCATCCCGATAAAGTCGATGTCTGGTCGTATGGGCCCGACGGCCAAAACGGCACGCAAGACGACATTTACAACCATTGA
- a CDS encoding prepilin-type N-terminal cleavage/methylation domain-containing protein — protein sequence MDNANKQLPIAKRYLRSGFTLVELMLVLAVLAVFAAMAWPSIHRAYESVLLKDAAQQVQAAFGHARVQAMTSGVSQVFHFEQGTSQYTISALQDDTAATESDSTSDSTAVSTMTLGGNSPAASAGTSNASGDASAGCAYQLPDGFTFTSGNRVLDARAAAAESEASGNSSSDNAPPVLFYPDGTASEAVVTISNQYGRNISISLRGLTGVARMSDIFSGEAPQ from the coding sequence ATGGACAATGCAAACAAGCAACTGCCGATTGCTAAGCGCTACCTTCGCTCCGGCTTCACGCTTGTCGAGCTGATGTTGGTGTTGGCGGTGCTGGCAGTGTTTGCCGCCATGGCTTGGCCGTCCATTCATCGAGCGTACGAAAGCGTCCTCCTAAAAGACGCCGCCCAGCAAGTTCAAGCCGCTTTTGGCCATGCGCGGGTGCAGGCCATGACGAGCGGCGTGTCGCAAGTGTTCCACTTTGAGCAGGGAACGAGCCAGTACACTATCAGTGCTCTACAAGACGACACCGCAGCAACGGAAAGCGACAGCACGTCGGATTCCACCGCTGTGTCGACCATGACTCTCGGGGGCAATTCCCCAGCGGCCTCGGCGGGAACGTCGAACGCATCCGGCGATGCTTCGGCAGGATGTGCCTACCAATTACCCGACGGGTTTACGTTTACCAGCGGAAATCGCGTATTGGACGCCCGCGCTGCCGCCGCGGAAAGCGAAGCCTCGGGAAACAGTTCGTCCGACAATGCGCCGCCTGTGCTGTTTTATCCCGACGGAACGGCGTCGGAAGCAGTGGTGACCATTAGCAATCAGTATGGCCGGAATATATCGATCTCGTTGCGCGGTTTGACCGGCGTGGCCCGCATGAGCGACATCTTCAGCGGAGAGGCCCCGCAATGA
- a CDS encoding prepilin-type N-terminal cleavage/methylation domain-containing protein has product MKRSKHQWSVANHGQRTTNNGQHRANAEFQNGFTLLEVTLALAILAGAVATLGELVRSGLANAQTARDLTRAEMLCEGIEEQVVAGAIAPSSASSVPCDDDPRWLYSISSESDQTGLLTLQITVTKDVPAGQHPVQFSLWRWMIDPGVAPESNDNSQSTSSSSSGTTSGSSTGGQ; this is encoded by the coding sequence ATGAAACGCAGCAAACATCAGTGGTCAGTTGCAAACCACGGACAACGGACAACAAACAACGGACAACACCGTGCAAACGCCGAGTTCCAAAACGGATTCACTTTGCTGGAAGTGACTTTGGCCCTGGCGATTTTAGCCGGCGCTGTCGCCACTCTGGGCGAACTCGTGCGCAGCGGATTGGCAAACGCCCAAACGGCCCGCGACCTGACCCGGGCGGAAATGCTGTGCGAAGGCATTGAAGAGCAAGTGGTGGCCGGGGCCATTGCCCCTAGCTCCGCTTCCAGCGTGCCTTGCGATGATGATCCACGCTGGTTGTATTCGATTTCCAGCGAATCCGACCAAACCGGATTGTTGACCCTGCAAATCACCGTCACGAAAGATGTGCCCGCCGGTCAGCATCCGGTGCAATTCTCGCTGTGGCGCTGGATGATCGATCCTGGCGTCGCGCCGGAATCGAACGACAATTCGCAATCCACTTCGTCCTCGTCCAGTGGAACAACAAGTGGTTCCAGCACGGGAGGCCAATGA